DNA from Romeriopsis navalis LEGE 11480:
GCGAATTTGCCGGGTGCGGACCAAATTGCGATCGAGCAGTTCTCGGCGTTAGCGCAGTTTGATTTCTATATGCAGGTTCAAAAGTTCTATACGGCGCACAATACGAGTGCGACGATCGAACTGCGAGAAGACGAAGTGGATGGCTTGTCAGATCGGATTACCGCGGCCGTGATGAATGATGAAGGTTATATCAGTGCGGCCCTCTTGGCACGTTTCGATGCTCCATTCCCGCGTCTGCCTTTCGAGAAAATCGACCATGCGACTTATCTGAAATTGCAGCAGGAAGTCTCAGAGCGGCGTCTCACAGATGACTTCTATAGTGCCCTCAGTCGATATGACTCCGGTGAAATCATTGCCGAAGGTCCAGCCGGTTGCGATAGCGACAAATGTATGTTGCCCGAGAAAAAGGGTGGTTAGACGCCCTTAAGCGAGGCAGTTCCATTTAATTGGAATTGCCTCATATTTGGTTGTGTTGGTCAGCGGATGGGATGTTTATCCTGTCCGCTATTTTTTGCGGGACACCTGATTAGTGGCACACCTATTACCTGAGCATCACTGATTGCCGGTGTGCTGAGCAATAGAGTGGGTTAAGTGGGCTAAACTGGTGCGCGATTAAATCTTGAACATTTGGCTGGCTAAGCGTCGTTCGGCAGGACTGTTAATCGGTTTGGTCGGCTCGTCGCGATCGAAGTGATTCATTTCGTCGAGATGTGCGACGCCTTGAACCACCATTACCGTGCATGGGGCATGTTGCAAGACGTATTGGGTCACACTGCTATTGCCCACCGATCGTAAGCCGTGATTTTCGCGATGGCCGATGACAATTAAATCCGCGTCCCAACGTTGAGCCGTTTCACAAATCCAGAGACCCGGATTGCCTGATTGGCAGTTCACTTGGGTGGGGATGCCCTTGGCGAGGGCCTGTTGGCAATACATTTCGAGCCAACTGTGCGCCTTGCGTTTATCGCGTTCGAGTCGTTCCTTATGCTGTCGCGATATGATGTTCATCATGTCGCGGGCATCCTTGGTATGACTGCTACTGCTGATGTTGAGTGGAGAATAGCTGGGATCCCGCTTTAACGTATGGATAATTGTCATGGCAGTACTGTGGCGCCGGGTTTGTTCCAATGCCCGCGCAAAGACAGCCGAGTCTTTGAACGATTGATCTAAACCAACGACGATTTTTTTGTAGGTCATAAAGCCTTACCTCACTGGTGAGGGAATAACATGGGTCACTGAAGCGATTGTCAAATAAGTCGTTAAGGTTGATCGCACGGTTACGACATCATCGAAGTGAGTAGGGATGTCGTAAATGTGAATAAAATTTCGTGGCAGACGCTACTGTCAGGGGATTTTAGCCGGGTAATCAAAACTTACTTAATACGACCATTCTAGGGGATGAGGGGTCACACCACCTGTGCCGATCGTTACGACATAACCTAAGTCTATAATTCGCAAGCTATGTTCATGTTTGCTCACTGAAGGTGATGCTCGATTACCCCAGGGGAACGGTTTGTTTGGGGTGTTCCAAAGCGGCCAAAATATTGGTTAGTCCAATCATTCAGAGGGCGATCATGTGGATGCTATTGCCGCTTCAATTTAGTTGGCTATATCCGTAGCCGCAAACTCGAGGCAATAGCCATCGGGGGTTACTTGCAGTTGGAATAGGGGTGAATCCTGATTGTTGCAGCGTTGGTTGCGATAAAACTGACAGCTTAAGCAATTGCGGGATAATTGACTAGCACCGGCATTGTTGCTTGTTAATTCTGTGGGTGCCATGCCGCGAATGATTAGTTGTTGATCTTGCCAGTAAGCCTCCACTACACCCGTATCGGCAAAACTTTTCCAGCGTGGGTCGAGGGTAAAGTCGATCGGCAGTGAAATCAAGATTTCGGTGGTGGTTTCGGCGACTTCTCCGGCATAGCGGGTTTCGGGTAAGTTCGTATCCACGATCGCACTCTCGGCAACCGGAAGCTCAACCAGGGTACCGGGTTGAGGCATATGAATTTTGTAACGACTACTGAGTTCGTCTAAATGGGCGAAGTCAGCCAGGGTGTCGGAGGCTCCGTGGACAAACAGCACATGCTGCGGCCGGAGACTATGAATCAGTTGCAGCGTGGTATTGCCATCGCTATGTTCGGAGAGCCAGTAGGTTTCCGCTGTGACGATCGCCTCGGATGGATCGGTGGCAGTCGGGGCGTGACTTTTCCACTCCACAGTGCTCGTTGTCGCTTCTGGAAATAACACCAGCCACTGGCCATGATGACAAAAATGACTCAAATCTGTGTGGGCATCGGTGAGTACGATACAAGGCTCGGTCTGGTGCGGGGGCTGTCCGCGCTGTACCCGTGGTTGGACCTTCTCATCCCAAAATAAGGGTTGTGTCTGAGCAAAGTTTTGAACGGCGATCGGGAGTTGGGAGATTAAATCGAGATAGGCATCGCATCCCATCGCAATTAGGCCCTGCACCCAAATATCCAAATTGCGGCCACTGAAAAGATAGTGACTGCGGAGTAAAAATAGGAGTTCTTGCCCGAGCCCGATCGTGGGTACGGGCAGCAAAATTGATTGCTGATCATGCAGCGCTTGGGCAATGCGCTCCATCAATCGATTTTCTTGCTGCCGCCGATGGGGATGTCTTTGGGTACCGTAACTGCCTTCCAAAATCAAGACATCTGGCATTAAACCGCGAATTTCCTCTAGCCGGAGTCCAGTGGCTAAGCGGGTATTGGATAGATAAAAATCGCCGCTATAGAATACCCGCATAACCCGCTCCGAATGCGGTTCGCGGTAGCTTAAGAGAATTGCTGCGGCCCCGGGTAGATGGCCGGCGGGAATAAATTCAATGGTCAGGCGATCGAAGATTTCGATCGGTGATCGCCATGGCAAAGCCTGGCAAAGCGTATTTTGAACGGTTTGCTCCGGCCAATTTAGCGGCAGTAAATGGGCCGTGATGTGGCTGGCATAAATTGGAATATGGGGAAAAGTTTGGTGTAGTGCCAATAGGCCATAGGCATGGTCCGTATGGGCATGGCTACAAATCACGCAGTCAATTTGGGGGGCTGCGACTGACATAACGGTGCTGGGTGCAATCCCGGTGAGCGGGCTAGCGGAGGCAGCGGTCGTAATTGGATTGTCGATCAGCGAGGCCAAATTTTTCAGCCCACAATCCAGCAGAATCCGATAATTGTCTATTTCTAATCTTAGACAAACACCTTCATCTGCATGACCAACACCGTAGGCATAGCAAGCCAAATGGGTCACAGTAAAATCGTCAACTTCATCCTATTCTAACGGGCTACAAAACCAACCACGTTTCTAGTCTAAGAGATTTCGATGGGTCCGGATAGTTTAGTGTGCGGAGCCATTACCGTGGTAGTTGTCACTATCGTAGAAACCGTTCTTGGTGCCGAAGAAGAGGCAAGCGGCGCTAAAGACAACGGATAAAACAACGAGAACTAGCTTAATGTCCATAGCGATTTGAGAAAGAGTTTTGAGTAACTTGAACGATCCTAACGAATTTTTTGGGTTGGATGCGCGATCGCAACGTTTGTTGACAGATGAATTTACTCCCCGTGGCGATTCGCCCAAGCTAGAGTGAAGATGGCTTATTCGATTGTGTTTGGGGCATGGTGAATCCGTTAGATTTGGGGCCGATCGATCACACACTAGCGCTGCAGCATTTGCAACGGGCGGATCCAAAGTTAGCGCAATTGATCCAGCGCTTTGGACCCTGTGAATTGGGGCAATCGCCAGTGCGTGATTCGGTCTTGTCGGCCCTAGTGAAGTCGATTATTTTCCAGCGTATTTCAATCAAAGCGGCCAATACGGTCTATCAGCGATTTCTCGCGCTGTATCCCGGGGGATTTCCGGCGGCGACGCTAATTTTACAAACGGCTGATGCTGATTTACGGGCGATCGGTCTGCCGCCAGCCAAAGTTAGCTATCTCAAGGACTTGGCCCAGCATGTGCTCGATGGATTGCCGGCAATGTCGCAGCTAGTGGCGCTGAGCGATGCCGAAATTATTCGCATACTGACCCAAATCAAGGGAATTGGCGAATGGAGTGTTCAAATGTTGCTGATGTTTCAGCTCCAGCGGTGGGATGTGATGCCCTACGGTGATGTGGGCCTCCAACTGGCGATGCGGGATCTATACCAACTATCCGATACTCCCAAAAAAGTGACAATGCAACCAATCACTGCATCGTGGCGACCGTATCGCACGATCGGCTGCTGGTATCTCTGGCGTAACCGAGATGCGGCGAGCCAAGCGATTTTGGCGGCGTTTGAGCGGCAGTAGCCAAATTATGCCGGCAGGCGCTAGGTTAGCAAATCACTATATATTGGTCTGCTCTGTGTGGTTCGCACCGTGTTTGCTTGTGTGGTTTACACAATGTCGGCCCGTGGTGATCACCTGACCAATGCACCTAGAAAACCAGCTCTTCCTTGCCATCTGTGAAGCGGACAGAGTTGATCTTGAGGTTGGGGTTACTCGTCAGGGTTTTTTGCATACTGCCGAGTAGCGATCGTTGTTCACAGGTTGACATGGCGGTAAAGGGGCGTTTGGCATCGGGGGGCAAGCGTAGGTCAATGGTGGCTGTGCCATTGTTGACCCGAATGCGGTAGTTCTCAATTTTGAAATCCGGGCCATTGCTATTTGCGATGACTTTGCCAACGACCTCGTTGGGGGCATCATTTTGGGGCACAGTCACTTTTTGGGCCACGAAGTCTTCACATTGGTTATCCAGCCGGTAGACCGTAATTTCTTGCTGACTGCTGCTTGCCGCGATTTGCTTCACGGGTGATGTTTGCGGTGCTGGGGCTGGGGATTTGGTGGCCGGAATGCTCTGGTTTGGTGCGGTATTGCCGGGAGCTTTGGCTTGAGTCGTCGGTGACTTTTCTGACTTCGGACTGGCCGACTCCCGAGGCTGAGGCGAACTCGATGGACTGGCTACGACGCCAGGACTCGCCGGTGCGCTGGCCGTCTCGTTACTCGACTCAGTGTTGGTATTGGGGGGGGCAGAACCGCAGGCAGTGATACTGAGGAGCATCACGCTGGTGATCGACCATTGAAGGAGTTGTTTCATGGCTAACTATCTAACCTCAAAGATCAGTTTATCTAACTACAAAAGATCGAGATTTGATTTCTCGATTATGCCGATTTTAATTGTGGATTGGTGTATTCCGAAGTAGCATAGTCTCAGCGGTATGCCTGATTAAATATACCGATGTTCTTTTTTGCGTAATCCCCAATGGACCACCATAGTCCATCACCTCATCGTTGTTACCTCCGATAGCGGCCGGGAACTGCTAGTTCTCCCGGCGCGTGGGAGATAGGAGTTTGGTATGTTGACACAGACAGGGCTAATCTCGCTAGCCGAGGTTACAGATTTAAATCAGCTCAAGTTAGAGCTGAGCGAAGTGCCAGCAATTGATGTTGGTGATTATATTGAAGACTTGCCGGAGGAACGCCGGGCGATCGCGTTTCGTCTGTTGAATAAAGGTAAGGCGACGGAAGTATTCGAATATCTTGAGCCAGACGTTCGCGAAGCCTTGATTGGTTCCCTGAACGATGGTCAAGTACATCAGCTAATTGAAGAAATGAGTCCGGACGATCGGGCGGAGCTATTTGATGAATTGCCAGCAGGGGTGGTGCGGCGGCTGATTCAGGGGTTGAGCCTGGCGGAGCGTCACGCCACCGCGATGATTTTGGGGTATCCCGAAGGCACCGCTGGTCGTGTCATGACCACCGAATATGTGCGCTTGCAGGAGGGGTTGACGGTGCTCCAGGCGCTCGAAAAAATTCGGCGACTGGACCGTGATAAGGAAACCATCTACTACGCCTACGTTACGGACAATAACCGTAAATTGCGGAGTGTGGTATCGCTGCGTCAATTGTTGTTTTCGCTGCCAGATGCCCAAATTCAAGATATTGCTAGCGATCGGCTCATCCGGGTGCGCACCGATACGCCCCAGGAAGAAGCGGCCCAGGTGATGATGCGCTATGACTTGATTGCGGTGCCGGTGGTCGATAGCGAAGATCGTCTGGTGGGGATTGTCACCATTGATGACATGGTGGATGTCCTGGAAGAGGAGGCCACCGAGGATATTCAAAAGATTGCCGGTGTGACAGGGGGCGATGAATCGTCGCTGTCACCCCCATTGCAAAAGCTGCGGAATCGTTTGCCCTGGCTCTTGGGGATTATGGGGTTATATATTGGTGCGTCGAGTTCTATTTCACCGTTTCAGAGCACGATCGCCAAAGTGCCAGTGTTGGCTGTGGTGATGCCGTTGTTTTCCAATACTGGTGGTACGGTGGGCATTCAGGCCTTGACAGTGACAATTCGATCGCTGGGCGTGGGGGAAGTGACACCCGAAGATACCTGGGAGATTTTGAAGCGTGAGTTGCAAGCGGGTCTGGGTACGGCTTTTTCCCTGGGTGGGACGATGGTCTTACTCTCATTGATTTGGACAAAACCGGAGGAGCGTTGGGTGGCTTTGGTTGCCGGGGTCGTGATGTCGATTAATTCGCTGGTGGCTGTGACCTTGGGGACCTTGCTACCGATCGGTCTCAAACGGCTTAATCTTGACCCGGCGTTGGTCAGTGGGCCGCTGGTCACAACGATGCTCGACACGATCGGGTTTATCTTGTTTCTGACGATGATTACCGTCAGTTTGAATATTTTGGGTGCGCCGGTGTAGCTTGCAAATTCTAGAGTTGGCTAATTTAGCTGTATCAGTTTGATGCGGATGCAGGGTGTTAGCGCATGATTCAGACTCATTTGTTCACCGGAAGCACGTTTGACGATGACGGAGCCACGGGCAGTCACGCTCATGATTTGAATAAGTTCACCCAGCACGATTCCCGATCGGCATAATTCGCGATCCTCCAAGCTGACGACATGTCCCATCATGCCAACGTTTGTCTGTTGGAGGGAGAGCTCTTGGGCTGTCAGTTGCGATCTGTCAGACGCGACATCCGTCATTGACTGTACTGGATGATGATTTCCCATATCTCACCTTGTTGGGGCTGCGAGTTGTCTGATCGGCCAACGATTTGTCCGGTCAATTAATTGATTTAGAGTCGCAGCTTCCACTATAAACTATTGCTATCTATTCTGATAAATTTGGTTCGAGAAATCAAATAGAAAATCAATATGCGAAGGCTAATGTCATATGCCTCGAGGCAGTTTATTCGATGGCATTTGTATAGATAGTATGCAATAGAGCTATTTGGATTGATTTAAAGCAGATGTATAGATTCATTAGAATCATTAGAATTGCAAAGTTATCTCAATAAATGACTTTACAGGAAGTGGCCTCGCGATCTATGCTTTTTTTAATTTATTGATAATTAGTTTCAATTGATTTGAAACGTCACGGTTCGGCTACTACGCAGTACTGGGTCGTTTGGGTATTCGACGCTTAAGGTTTTAATGCAATGGGAATTACGAGACGAACGTTTTTGACGTCAGGTGCTGCCTTTAGTGCGGTGGCGGCCCATGAGTTGATGGGTTCGCGGCTTGGTTTTGCACGTGATAAGGTTGTTA
Protein-coding regions in this window:
- a CDS encoding universal stress protein is translated as MTYKKIVVGLDQSFKDSAVFARALEQTRRHSTAMTIIHTLKRDPSYSPLNISSSSHTKDARDMMNIISRQHKERLERDKRKAHSWLEMYCQQALAKGIPTQVNCQSGNPGLWICETAQRWDADLIVIGHRENHGLRSVGNSSVTQYVLQHAPCTVMVVQGVAHLDEMNHFDRDEPTKPINSPAERRLASQMFKI
- a CDS encoding MBL fold metallo-hydrolase; amino-acid sequence: MTHLACYAYGVGHADEGVCLRLEIDNYRILLDCGLKNLASLIDNPITTAASASPLTGIAPSTVMSVAAPQIDCVICSHAHTDHAYGLLALHQTFPHIPIYASHITAHLLPLNWPEQTVQNTLCQALPWRSPIEIFDRLTIEFIPAGHLPGAAAILLSYREPHSERVMRVFYSGDFYLSNTRLATGLRLEEIRGLMPDVLILEGSYGTQRHPHRRQQENRLMERIAQALHDQQSILLPVPTIGLGQELLFLLRSHYLFSGRNLDIWVQGLIAMGCDAYLDLISQLPIAVQNFAQTQPLFWDEKVQPRVQRGQPPHQTEPCIVLTDAHTDLSHFCHHGQWLVLFPEATTSTVEWKSHAPTATDPSEAIVTAETYWLSEHSDGNTTLQLIHSLRPQHVLFVHGASDTLADFAHLDELSSRYKIHMPQPGTLVELPVAESAIVDTNLPETRYAGEVAETTTEILISLPIDFTLDPRWKSFADTGVVEAYWQDQQLIIRGMAPTELTSNNAGASQLSRNCLSCQFYRNQRCNNQDSPLFQLQVTPDGYCLEFAATDIAN
- a CDS encoding DNA-3-methyladenine glycosylase family protein, whose product is MVNPLDLGPIDHTLALQHLQRADPKLAQLIQRFGPCELGQSPVRDSVLSALVKSIIFQRISIKAANTVYQRFLALYPGGFPAATLILQTADADLRAIGLPPAKVSYLKDLAQHVLDGLPAMSQLVALSDAEIIRILTQIKGIGEWSVQMLLMFQLQRWDVMPYGDVGLQLAMRDLYQLSDTPKKVTMQPITASWRPYRTIGCWYLWRNRDAASQAILAAFERQ
- the mgtE gene encoding magnesium transporter, translating into MLTQTGLISLAEVTDLNQLKLELSEVPAIDVGDYIEDLPEERRAIAFRLLNKGKATEVFEYLEPDVREALIGSLNDGQVHQLIEEMSPDDRAELFDELPAGVVRRLIQGLSLAERHATAMILGYPEGTAGRVMTTEYVRLQEGLTVLQALEKIRRLDRDKETIYYAYVTDNNRKLRSVVSLRQLLFSLPDAQIQDIASDRLIRVRTDTPQEEAAQVMMRYDLIAVPVVDSEDRLVGIVTIDDMVDVLEEEATEDIQKIAGVTGGDESSLSPPLQKLRNRLPWLLGIMGLYIGASSSISPFQSTIAKVPVLAVVMPLFSNTGGTVGIQALTVTIRSLGVGEVTPEDTWEILKRELQAGLGTAFSLGGTMVLLSLIWTKPEERWVALVAGVVMSINSLVAVTLGTLLPIGLKRLNLDPALVSGPLVTTMLDTIGFILFLTMITVSLNILGAPV